The sequence below is a genomic window from Chloroflexota bacterium.
CCCTGGACGCCCGGGGCGAAGCCACGGCTGGGCTGAACGGGTCGACGTTGCTGATCGAGGTCACCCCGCAAGAGGACGAGCCGATTACCGATGTGCAGGCCGTCGCCGATCTGGCGAGCTTGACCGAAGGGACCCTGATCCGCATCCCGCTGCGATTCGCCGGGGAGTCCATGCCCACCTGCGTCCTGGCCGTCGATGGCTGTCGGGCGCGCCTGCTGGCCGCGGGGAACGCCGTCTTCGTGCATCTGGCGCACGGGATCCCGGCGCCGGAACCCATCCTGGTGCAGACGGCCTACCCGTCATCGGTGGTCCCCGGACGCTGGACCGGGCCGCAGATCCGCAACGGCCCGGACCTCCAGGCCTTCACATCCACGCTACCGGTCCAGGCCCTCGCCGGATCGGGCCGCATCCTGGTGCTGGCCTCGATCGTCGATGAACCGGGGCTCGTCCACGACCGGCTGTGGCTCGGCCCAGCGCTGTTGGCCCTGCTGGCATGCATCCTGTGGCTGGGCCGGCGAACGGGCTATCCGTTCTTCCGACCCATCGTGGAGGGCTCACGACGGTGGGGATCCGCGTTCGCAGGGCGAGAGGCCGAGATCCCCCCGCTCCCGGCGCAGGGCATCCAGGTTCGGATCAGTGGTCATGCCACGACCGTGGACGGGCGTCGAGTCCACCTGGACGAGGCGCGCGCGGTGCTCTTGCCGTCCAGCGCGCGCCCGGACGGAAACCGCGCCACGGCGGCCCTGAGCCTGCCCGGCGGCGGCGAGGTTGCCCTGGCGGCGTATGACATCGGGGTGCTGGGAAGCGTTGAACGGGGCGAGGTCGTCCGCGTCGGCGACGTGCGGCCGGCCCTGTGGGCGCACTGGTTCGGCACGGACCTGCGGCTGACGTTTGAATCGGCGGCCGAACGCGACCTGGCGGCGACCATCGCCAGAATGGGCGGCCCGCGGCTAGGATCAGACCGATGAGCTCCGAACACCCGAGCGCCGCCCCGGATGCGGCAGGCCCCCACTCGAACCGGCGCGCTCTGGCGCTCCAGCCGGATGGTGCGGTCCGCGAGCTGGTGGGGGCCGAACTGGACGACATCGACAGGATCCGGAAGACGCGGCACGCCCTGGTTTGGCTCGACATGGCCGATCCAACCGACGCCGACCTGGCCCTCCTGGATCGCGAGTTCGACCTCCACCCGTTGGCCATGGAGGACATTCGTAAGCGCAGGCAGCGGCCGAAGGCCGACGTCTACCCCGACCAGACGATGGTCGTCGCGTACGAGGTGACCACCACTCCGCACGCGGAACGGGCATTCTCGCTGGACGAGCTGCACCTGTTCGCCGGCGATCGCTACATCGTCAGCGTCCACTGGGGCGCATCGCCCACGGTCGAGGCGGTCAACGGGCGCTTCCACCAGCGCGCGTCAACGCTGGGGGCGTCGGCCGGGTGGCTCCTCTACGCGCTGCTGGATGCCGTGGTCGATGGCTACTTCCCGGTCCTGGACCTGATGGCGGAGCAGATCGACGACCTGGAGGACCGCATCATCGGCGCGAAGGGCGGTACGACGGCGCTCCGCGAGGTCCTCGTCATCAAGCGCGAGCTGCTCGAGCTGCGACGGGTGCTGGGGCCCATGCGCGACGTCGCCAACGCGATGCTTCGCCGCGACAACGACCTGATCGAGGAAAAGGCGCTCCCCTACTACCAGGATCTGTACGACCACCTGGTCCGGGTCCTGGATCAGGTCGACCTGTATCGCGACCTGGTGGCATCCACCCTGGAGGCCAACCTGGCGGTGACCAGCAACTCGTTGAACGCGATCATGAAGCGGCTGACCGCGTTCACCGTCCTGCTCATGGTGCCCACGCTCATCGCCGGCATCTACGGCATGAACTTCCGCTTCATGCCCGAGCTCGGCCAGCAATGGGGCTACCCGGCCGCGCTCCTGGTCATGGTCGTGTTGGTTGTGATGGTCGCCCTGTTCTTCCGCAACAAGGGCTGGTTCTAGGCTCCGCCCGAGCCTGTCTAGCGCGAGTCCAGGGTCGCGTTCCGGTACGCGCTCCGCTCCAGCCAGCGGAACAGGAAGAACGCGGCCACCGCGTAGCACAGCCCGATGAACGCCTCGGTCGCGATCAGGCCGCCGACCTCCGCCAGCCCCGCGCCATCGATCGCCTGGCGCACGGCCTCCAGCCCGTGAGTGAAGGGCAGCACCTGGCTGACGACCTGCATCCACACCGGCAGGGCCGACAACGGGATGTTCACCCCGCAGAACAGGAGGAAGAGGAACACCAGCAGGTTGGCCCCGAACAGCCCGTCACGGAGGCGGAGCGACAGCCCGCCCTGGACCGCCCCGATCGCCGAGCAGCTGAAGGCCGTGACCACCATGGCCAGCACGATGATGCCCAGGGTGGCGAGATCGAACCGGACGCCCAGCACTACCCAGCTCAGCGCGAAGCCATACGCGGAGACGAGGAACCCGTTCACGATGAACGGGATGAACCGCCCACCGAACAGGGCGGCCCGGTTGGCGGGGCTGGCCATCAATGCCGGCAGCGTCCCGAACCATCGCTCGTTGGCCACCGCCATCGTCATCCCGTAAATCCCCGCCATCGAGCAGACCTGGACGGCGTTTCCGATCGCGAAATAGGCTGGGTCCATCCCGGTCGCGTAGCTGCCCAGGGCGGCGAAGAACAGGATCTGGAAGGTTGGCGCCCCGAGCAGCGTCGGGATGTAGATCGAGGGCTGCGCCCAGTTGAACAGTGCGGTGTAGCTGATGCGGCCGCCATTCCAGAAGATGCGCCAGTTCGCTCGCGCGGAGCCTGGGTGAGACGGAACGGTCGAAGCCGGCGCCGCGGTGGACATGGCGCGATCAGGCCAGATTCAGGGTTGCGTCGCGCCGAGCCTTGTCGATGACGTAGACAAGGATCCGGCGGGCGGCGACGTAGTAGACGAGCGCCAGCACCAGGCACATCACGATCGCCAGCCACGGCGGCTCGGCCCCGATGGCTGCTCCCCGGATGGCCTCCACGCCCCAGGTCGGCACGAGCACCCAGCTGATGGGGCCCAGCCAGCCAGGCAGCAGGGCAAGGGGCACAATCATCCCGGTCGCGATCCAGACCGGGTACTCCAGCAGGTTGCTCAGGGCGTTCGCGTGGCGATACAGGACGAACGTCGTCGCCAGCAGCATTCCCATCACGCCCAGGCCGATGACCGCAGCCAGGAGGGACAGCGGAAGCATCAGCGGGTAATTGGCATTGAGCGGCATGCCGAACAGGAGCACACCCCAGGCAAGGGTGGCCACCATGGAGTAGAACCCGAACGTTGTCGTGGCCAGGGTCTGGCCGAGCAGGGTCAGGTCGTAGCGGCGCGGCGCGGCGACCAGCAGCTCGAGGGTTGACTCCCACCGCTGCCAGGCGATGGCCCCGCCCCCGCCAAACAGGGTGGTCGACCAGACACCCATCATGCCCGTCCCCAGCGCGGCGAACAGAAGCGTCTGCTCGCCCGCGGCATCGCCCCCCACCTGGAACAGGAAGAACGCGATGGTGGCGAAGATGATCGGCTGGACGACGGCGGTGAGGATGAAGAAGTCGCTGATCATGAAGATCCGCATCGTGAACGCCCAGACGCGGGCCACCTGGTGGACATTGGACCGGAAAGGGGCGAGTGCGGACATCGGTCAGGCCACCGCTGCCGCGCGAGCGGCGTCCCCGTCCCCTTCGCCAGTTGACGCGATGAGGTGCACGTACGCGTCTTCGAGCGTCGGCTCCCGAGCCGCGATCTTGCCGATCCGGGTGTCGCCCAGGTGCTGGATCAGGCGCTGGGTGATCTCCGTCCCGCGCTCGGACTGGATGAGCAGGATCTGGGACTGCTCCTGGTCCTCGGCGTTCACGGCAATGACGTCCGGGTCCGCCCGCAGTCGGTCTACCGCTTCTGGCGTGACTCCGTAGGTCTCGATCTCGACGATCGTCCGATTGGCGATGACGGACTTCAGGTCGGCCGCCGTGCCGGCCGCCACGATGCGCCCCCCGTTGATGACCGCGATCCGATCGCAGAGCGCATCGGCCTCGAACATGTAGTGGGTGGTCATGAGCACGGTCTTGCCGGCTTCGACCAGACTGGCGATGGTGTGGCGCAGCTCGCGGGCCCCTACCGGGTCCAGCCCCAACGACGGCTCGTCCAGGAACAGGACCGGAGGGTCGTGGAGCAGGCCGCGGGCGATGTGGAGCCTCTGGCGCATGCCGCGCGAGTAGCCCTCGACCTTCTCGTGTTCCCGCCCGGTCAGGCCGACCAGATCGAGCATGGCGTCAATTCGCGGGCGTTGGGCAGCGGGCTCAACCCCGTACAGCTCGGCGAAGAAGCGAAGGTTGTCCAGGCCACTGATGCGGTCATATAGGCCGCGCTCACCGCCGAAGACGTAGCCGATGCGCTTGCGCACCTCGGTCGTGTCCTTCACCACGTCGAATCCCATGACCCGGGCCGTGCCTGACGTCGGCAAGAGCAGGGTGATCAGCATCTTGATCGTCGTGGTCTTGCCCGCCCCGTTGGGGCCCAGCAGTCCGAACAGCTCGCCGGGCTGGACCTCGAAGCTGATCCCGCGCACCGCCTCGACTTCGATCGAGCGGCGCCGAATGACGCCCAGGTGGGTCCGATAGGTGCGGACCAGGTCCAGGGCCTCGATGGCGGGGGTGTCGGGCGATGACGGTGTTGGCGCGGTCGTCACGGGATGGCCGAGAGTAGCCGAATCACGAGCCGGGCGGCGACGAGTGCCGAGTAGCCAGACGGGTCGCGTTCGGGGACCAGCTCGGTGAATGCGGCACCCACCACGCGGCAGCGGGTTGCGGCGGCGGACACGAGGTCGCCGGCCTCGTCCCACGACAGGCCGCCGGGGAGCGGGGCGCTAACCGCAGGGCACAGGCTCGGGTCCAGCCCGTCGAGGTCGAAGGCCAGGAAGACGGCGGCTCCCTCGGGGAGCTGATCCAGGACCCATCGCACGCCCCGCTCCCGCAGCTCACGGGCCGTGACCAGCAGTCCGCCCGCGGCCCGGGCATCCGCGAGGTCGGCGGGACGGGCGCTGCCGACGCCCCGCAGGCCCACCTGGACCACGCGAGTCACGTGCTTCATCTCGCTCGCCCGGCGCATGGGCGACGAGTAGCCCTCGGTCACGCCCGCCACTTCATTGCGAAAGTCGAGGTGGGCGTCGACCTGGAGGACGATCATCGGCTCCTGCCCTGCGTAGGCGCGGATGACGGGGATGGGGATGGAATCGTCGCCACCCAGGACGATCGGGATCGCGCCCCGCTCGAGAAGCGTAAGGATGGCGGCCTCCGCCCGGCCCGCATTGCCGGGCCCGTCAGCGGGATCGCCGGGAATGTCACCGCAGTCGACAATCCGGCCCGCGTTGGGAAGCATGGTCTGGCCGGTGTCGAAGTCGTGATGACCGATGAACCCGGCCAGCCGGGCCGACCGGTGGCGGATGGCGCGGGGCGCGTCCGCGCAGCCTCCCGTCGGGCCGCGGT
It includes:
- the corA gene encoding magnesium/cobalt transporter CorA, coding for MSSEHPSAAPDAAGPHSNRRALALQPDGAVRELVGAELDDIDRIRKTRHALVWLDMADPTDADLALLDREFDLHPLAMEDIRKRRQRPKADVYPDQTMVVAYEVTTTPHAERAFSLDELHLFAGDRYIVSVHWGASPTVEAVNGRFHQRASTLGASAGWLLYALLDAVVDGYFPVLDLMAEQIDDLEDRIIGAKGGTTALREVLVIKRELLELRRVLGPMRDVANAMLRRDNDLIEEKALPYYQDLYDHLVRVLDQVDLYRDLVASTLEANLAVTSNSLNAIMKRLTAFTVLLMVPTLIAGIYGMNFRFMPELGQQWGYPAALLVMVVLVVMVALFFRNKGWF
- a CDS encoding ABC transporter permease, producing MSTAAPASTVPSHPGSARANWRIFWNGGRISYTALFNWAQPSIYIPTLLGAPTFQILFFAALGSYATGMDPAYFAIGNAVQVCSMAGIYGMTMAVANERWFGTLPALMASPANRAALFGGRFIPFIVNGFLVSAYGFALSWVVLGVRFDLATLGIIVLAMVVTAFSCSAIGAVQGGLSLRLRDGLFGANLLVFLFLLFCGVNIPLSALPVWMQVVSQVLPFTHGLEAVRQAIDGAGLAEVGGLIATEAFIGLCYAVAAFFLFRWLERSAYRNATLDSR
- a CDS encoding ABC transporter permease codes for the protein MARVWAFTMRIFMISDFFILTAVVQPIIFATIAFFLFQVGGDAAGEQTLLFAALGTGMMGVWSTTLFGGGGAIAWQRWESTLELLVAAPRRYDLTLLGQTLATTTFGFYSMVATLAWGVLLFGMPLNANYPLMLPLSLLAAVIGLGVMGMLLATTFVLYRHANALSNLLEYPVWIATGMIVPLALLPGWLGPISWVLVPTWGVEAIRGAAIGAEPPWLAIVMCLVLALVYYVAARRILVYVIDKARRDATLNLA
- a CDS encoding ABC transporter ATP-binding protein; translation: MTTAPTPSSPDTPAIEALDLVRTYRTHLGVIRRRSIEVEAVRGISFEVQPGELFGLLGPNGAGKTTTIKMLITLLLPTSGTARVMGFDVVKDTTEVRKRIGYVFGGERGLYDRISGLDNLRFFAELYGVEPAAQRPRIDAMLDLVGLTGREHEKVEGYSRGMRQRLHIARGLLHDPPVLFLDEPSLGLDPVGARELRHTIASLVEAGKTVLMTTHYMFEADALCDRIAVINGGRIVAAGTAADLKSVIANRTIVEIETYGVTPEAVDRLRADPDVIAVNAEDQEQSQILLIQSERGTEITQRLIQHLGDTRIGKIAAREPTLEDAYVHLIASTGEGDGDAARAAAVA
- a CDS encoding arginase family protein, with amino-acid sequence MGGAASFATFLGLPALEPTAVQGGVAVLGVPHGVPYPNRGPTGGCADAPRAIRHRSARLAGFIGHHDFDTGQTMLPNAGRIVDCGDIPGDPADGPGNAGRAEAAILTLLERGAIPIVLGGDDSIPIPVIRAYAGQEPMIVLQVDAHLDFRNEVAGVTEGYSSPMRRASEMKHVTRVVQVGLRGVGSARPADLADARAAGGLLVTARELRERGVRWVLDQLPEGAAVFLAFDLDGLDPSLCPAVSAPLPGGLSWDEAGDLVSAAATRCRVVGAAFTELVPERDPSGYSALVAARLVIRLLSAIP